In Denticeps clupeoides chromosome 1, fDenClu1.1, whole genome shotgun sequence, a single window of DNA contains:
- the LOC114775052 gene encoding IQ domain-containing protein C-like: MTERSAWLQRTTRFQARSRGYLVRRTLKAAQAEFEDIVSEVDGDLCDLSWEGTLIPQPRFSDQGVVTLGLGRCAPPEREAPSTRPQDAAPERDPACRKVGDGGELEMENHPGTSAWCSSPVDGTSSEFKLKALQARPAAEEVLASAVSLQERRSILTMELLWIQQAIASRKKYLIMKEALVAV; the protein is encoded by the exons ATGACTGAGAGGAGCGCCTGGCTCCAGCGGACCACGCGGTTTCAG GCGAGATCCCGGGGTTACCTGGTCCGGAGAACCTTGAAGGCTGCGCAGGCCGAGTTTGAGGACATTGTGAGTGAGGTTGACGGGGACCTTTGTGACCTCAGCTGGGAGGGGACACTCATCCCTCAACCTCGCTTTTCAGACCAG GGAGTCGTGACGTTGGGACTCGGTCGCTGCGCGCCGCCTGAACGCGAAGCTCCCAGCACTCGGCCGCAGGATGCTGCTCCAGAGAGGGACCCTGCGTGCAGAAAGGTGGGAGATGGCGGGGAGCTGGAGATGGAGAACCACCCAGGAACCTCTGCTTGGTGCAGCTCACCTGTGGATGGTACCAGCAGTGAATTTAAGTTAAAAG CTTTGCAGGCACGTCCGGCCGCTGAAGAAGTCCTCGCCTCTGCCGTTTCGCTGCAGGAGCGCAGGAGCATTCTCACCATGGAGCTGCTCTGGATCCAGCAGGCCATTGCCAGCAGGAAGAAG TACCTGATTATGAAGGAGGCGCTGGTTGCTGTGTAG